Proteins encoded together in one Candidatus Eisenbacteria bacterium window:
- a CDS encoding S41 family peptidase, translated as MRIQKTQFSLLAGALVLALGLAAGIQQGVRAYSDSIYTKLSVFNQVLNIVTSNYVEEVGVDSLLDGAIEGMLDQLDPHTTYVDPERFEQMQERNRGTYSGVGIEFDIVEDWLTVISPLEGGPSYELGIRPGDVITKIEGESAFGIKTDEVFEKLRGRKGSPVHVTVRREGEPEPLEFTIIRDNIPIKSVPYTFMLEPGVGYVRLARFSATTSDELEEAMQMLEKQGMKELILDLRGNSGGFLNEAIEVSDKFIEGGRKLVYTVGRIDGSSEEYFSTGRATHERFPLVVLVDRGSASASEIVSGAIQDWDRGYVVGETTFGKGLVQRQFPLKNGGALLVTVARYFTPSGRLIQRDYSDKEEYLMAHRGDEVAMDSTKLKDRPIFYTAGGRHVYGGGGVTPDVVIHVDWSQSDLQRELERDRSYFDYANHYIGSRHYSWPGTFETFRKEFVVDDAMLNDFNSFIEKRKFTVSIDSLKAEYDDVARGIRREMARNLWGKNERAHILMEADPVLPQALGLLPQAKMMAEGNIPAQEPGLVEITVSMGPEKETKAEEVLEPGAPQ; from the coding sequence ATGAGAATTCAAAAAACCCAGTTTAGCCTGCTTGCGGGGGCCCTTGTCCTGGCATTGGGCTTGGCGGCTGGTATTCAGCAGGGCGTTAGGGCCTACTCTGACAGCATCTATACGAAGTTGAGTGTCTTCAACCAGGTCCTGAATATCGTGACCTCGAATTATGTGGAAGAGGTCGGGGTGGACAGCCTCCTGGATGGGGCGATTGAGGGGATGCTGGATCAGCTGGATCCGCATACAACCTATGTTGATCCGGAGCGATTCGAACAGATGCAGGAGCGCAACCGGGGCACCTATTCCGGCGTCGGCATCGAGTTTGACATTGTGGAGGATTGGCTCACCGTGATCAGCCCGCTTGAAGGAGGTCCCTCCTACGAACTGGGGATCCGTCCGGGTGATGTCATTACAAAGATCGAAGGGGAGTCGGCCTTCGGCATCAAGACCGATGAGGTCTTTGAGAAGCTGAGAGGACGGAAGGGAAGCCCGGTCCATGTGACGGTGCGCCGTGAAGGCGAACCGGAGCCGCTCGAATTTACAATCATCCGCGATAATATTCCGATTAAGAGCGTGCCTTATACATTTATGCTTGAACCGGGGGTCGGTTATGTCCGCTTGGCCCGATTCAGCGCCACAACGAGTGATGAGCTTGAAGAGGCGATGCAGATGTTGGAAAAGCAGGGAATGAAGGAGTTGATTCTTGATCTGCGAGGCAACTCGGGCGGGTTCCTGAATGAAGCGATTGAAGTGTCCGACAAGTTCATCGAGGGCGGGCGAAAGCTTGTCTATACGGTAGGCCGGATCGATGGATCGAGTGAAGAATATTTCTCCACGGGACGCGCGACGCACGAGCGTTTCCCCCTCGTCGTTCTGGTTGATCGGGGCAGCGCCAGCGCCTCCGAGATCGTCAGCGGCGCGATTCAGGATTGGGACCGTGGTTATGTCGTCGGTGAAACGACCTTCGGCAAAGGGCTTGTCCAGCGGCAATTCCCGCTTAAAAACGGCGGCGCCCTGCTGGTAACGGTCGCCCGATACTTCACTCCCAGCGGTCGTCTCATTCAGCGGGACTATTCCGACAAGGAAGAGTATCTCATGGCTCATCGCGGTGACGAGGTCGCCATGGACAGCACCAAACTTAAAGACCGTCCGATTTTCTACACGGCGGGCGGCCGGCATGTCTACGGCGGCGGCGGTGTCACGCCCGATGTAGTGATCCATGTCGATTGGAGCCAGTCCGATCTGCAAAGGGAATTGGAGCGGGATCGTTCCTATTTTGATTATGCGAATCACTATATCGGCAGCCGTCATTACAGTTGGCCGGGCACGTTTGAGACCTTCCGCAAAGAATTCGTTGTCGATGATGCTATGTTAAACGATTTTAACTCCTTTATTGAAAAGAGGAAGTTCACGGTAAGCATCGATTCGCTCAAGGCGGAGTACGACGATGTAGCGCGCGGGATACGGCGTGAAATGGCTCGTAATCTCTGGGGAAAGAATGAAAGGGCCCACATCCTGATGGAGGCCGATCCCGTGCTTCCACAAGCCCTCGGCCTCCTGCCGCAAGCGAAAATGATGGCGGAGGGGAATATCCCCGCCCAAGAACCCGGTTTGGTGGAGATCACCGTTTCCATGGGACCGGAAAAGGAAACAAAGGCCGAGGAGGTGCTGGAACCCGGCGCTCCTCAATAA
- a CDS encoding NAD-dependent epimerase/dehydratase family protein, whose protein sequence is MKIFLTGATGYLGERLVSALLEDGHEIRALIRNPEAMNPDISDRLEIVQGDLAVPADPAFFEGIDALIHTAAMVKNWSPNRWLFSRINAEGYRHLLQAAKEAGVPKILHTSSFMALGPSTRNKGPMHEQSPRWGGPFMNDYERTKCEAEMISRRFVEEGGPLVTLYPAVIYGPGRRTDGNLIGKLAFLIKEGKFPGLLGSGTQRWTLSYVEDIVSGHLKALEKGVPGSRFILGGPEVTLKDLVLRLSRLLGRSERAKTLPIALGKCVGALQILRARLGGAEPELTPGVAEVYRHDWTYSSQNAVERLDYRITPLDEGLTHTADWVRGLTSWQE, encoded by the coding sequence ATGAAGATATTTCTCACCGGGGCAACAGGGTACTTGGGGGAGAGGCTTGTCTCAGCCCTCCTTGAGGATGGGCATGAGATCCGCGCCCTCATCCGAAACCCAGAGGCCATGAACCCAGATATAAGCGACCGCCTCGAGATTGTTCAAGGGGATCTCGCCGTGCCGGCCGATCCCGCCTTTTTTGAGGGGATTGATGCTCTCATCCATACCGCGGCCATGGTCAAGAACTGGAGCCCCAACCGGTGGCTCTTCAGCCGCATCAACGCAGAGGGGTATCGTCATCTCCTGCAAGCAGCTAAAGAGGCCGGCGTCCCGAAAATCCTGCATACATCATCCTTTATGGCCCTGGGACCCTCTACAAGGAACAAGGGTCCGATGCATGAACAGAGCCCGCGGTGGGGGGGGCCCTTCATGAACGATTATGAACGGACGAAGTGCGAGGCTGAGATGATCAGCCGCCGCTTCGTGGAGGAAGGCGGTCCTCTTGTCACCCTCTATCCGGCTGTCATCTACGGTCCGGGCCGCAGAACCGATGGTAACCTGATCGGGAAACTCGCCTTTCTGATCAAGGAGGGGAAATTCCCCGGCCTGCTCGGCAGCGGGACCCAGAGATGGACCCTTTCGTATGTGGAAGATATTGTCTCCGGACACCTTAAAGCCCTTGAGAAAGGGGTGCCCGGGAGCCGATTTATCCTTGGAGGGCCCGAAGTAACGCTGAAGGATCTCGTGCTGCGTCTTTCCCGCCTGCTTGGCAGATCGGAAAGGGCAAAGACCCTTCCCATCGCTCTTGGAAAGTGCGTCGGCGCCCTGCAGATCCTACGGGCGCGGCTGGGTGGGGCTGAGCCTGAGCTCACCCCGGGCGTGGCGGAGGTCTACCGGCATGATTGGACCTATTCCTCCCAGAATGCGGTGGAGAGATTGGATTACCGGATCACGCCGCTGGATGAGGGTTTGACGCACACGGCGGATTGGGTTCGAGGTCTAACAAGTTGGCAGGAATGA
- a CDS encoding DUF92 domain-containing protein — protein MREVIEAFGVNAVLGTFAFVLRAVRLSGYVGGVLLGSMVYLGAGRQGFGVLLGFFILGTALTRFGYATKEARGVAEEQGGRRGISHTLANGTTGLLLALLMGIARMAGWGGEETQILLKLAFTAAFATAAADTSSSEIGSLWGRHPISLRTFRAVPVGTEGAVSIEGTSAGIAASAVLAVLAWVSGWYGPVGILIVTIAATLGNLGESIAASWGMKSRGHHQLLNFLNTVTGAVLSVLLALLIGRPY, from the coding sequence TTGAGAGAAGTCATCGAAGCGTTCGGCGTCAATGCCGTCCTGGGCACTTTTGCCTTCGTGCTGCGGGCCGTCAGACTGTCGGGATATGTGGGTGGGGTGCTTCTGGGAAGCATGGTTTATCTCGGCGCGGGCCGGCAGGGCTTCGGCGTTCTCCTGGGATTCTTCATTCTTGGGACGGCGCTGACACGCTTTGGTTATGCCACAAAAGAAGCCCGCGGCGTCGCGGAGGAACAGGGAGGCCGGCGTGGTATCAGCCACACCCTCGCCAACGGGACAACCGGTCTTCTCCTGGCCCTGCTCATGGGGATCGCAAGGATGGCCGGATGGGGTGGGGAGGAGACTCAGATCTTGTTGAAACTCGCCTTCACCGCCGCCTTCGCCACCGCCGCCGCCGACACCTCGAGCTCTGAGATTGGATCGCTCTGGGGACGTCATCCGATCAGCCTGCGCACCTTTCGAGCGGTGCCGGTAGGAACGGAGGGGGCGGTTTCGATCGAAGGCACCAGTGCCGGCATTGCGGCTTCCGCCGTTCTAGCGGTCCTGGCATGGGTTTCCGGCTGGTACGGGCCGGTGGGAATCCTGATTGTGACGATAGCCGCCACGCTGGGGAATCTGGGTGAATCGATCGCTGCAAGTTGGGGGATGAAAAGCAGGGGGCATCACCAACTCCTTAATTTCTTAAATACAGTAACTGGAGCTGTGCTCTCAGTATTACTGGCTCTGCTGATCGGGCGGCCGTATTAG
- a CDS encoding nucleotide sugar dehydrogenase produces the protein MNNSIQNLTCPAAEKLVQKIATKKAHLGVVGLGYVGLPLAVEMARKGYQVTGIDVSPEKIQRLQQGDSYVGDIPSATLAEVVKSGLLRTTTDFSVLADLDTVNICVPTPLRKTGDPDVSYIVSAVKEIAPRLHRGQLVILESTTYPGTTEELILPRLEETGLKVGQDFFLAFSPERVDPGNAQWTTRNIPKVVGGVTPVCTQVAECLYKNVLNIVVTVDSTRVAEMVKLLENTFRSVNIGLVNEMALMCDRMGINVWEVIDAAATKPFGFMPFYPGPGLGGHCIPIDPFYLSWKAKLAGFEARFIELAGHVNSHMPIHVVARVTQALNSIEKSVNGSRLLLLGIAYKADIDDIRESPSLDILALLREQGAHVVYHDPYVPELFIEGEREESCSLTPELLEAMDCVIITTAHKKVDHNLVADKARLVVDTRNALKNRKGRHIYRL, from the coding sequence ATGAATAATTCAATACAGAACCTTACATGTCCAGCAGCTGAGAAGTTGGTACAGAAGATCGCGACGAAGAAAGCTCATCTTGGCGTTGTCGGATTGGGTTATGTCGGCCTGCCGCTGGCCGTCGAGATGGCTCGGAAGGGTTACCAGGTGACCGGCATCGACGTATCCCCGGAGAAGATCCAACGTCTTCAGCAGGGCGATTCTTACGTGGGCGACATCCCATCAGCGACCCTCGCCGAAGTCGTAAAATCGGGGCTCTTAAGAACCACCACCGATTTCAGCGTTCTCGCCGATCTCGACACGGTGAATATCTGCGTTCCCACGCCGCTGCGGAAAACCGGCGACCCCGATGTTTCCTATATTGTCTCCGCCGTCAAAGAGATCGCGCCCCGGCTGCATCGCGGCCAGCTGGTTATCCTGGAAAGCACAACCTATCCCGGCACGACTGAAGAACTGATCCTTCCCCGTTTGGAGGAGACCGGCCTCAAGGTCGGGCAGGATTTTTTCCTCGCCTTTTCACCGGAGCGCGTCGATCCCGGAAACGCGCAGTGGACGACCCGGAATATCCCGAAGGTTGTCGGGGGCGTCACTCCGGTCTGCACGCAAGTCGCCGAGTGCTTATACAAAAATGTCTTGAATATAGTCGTGACGGTCGATTCCACCCGCGTCGCCGAAATGGTGAAGCTGCTGGAGAACACCTTCCGGTCAGTGAATATCGGTCTGGTCAATGAGATGGCTCTGATGTGCGACCGGATGGGAATCAATGTTTGGGAAGTGATCGATGCGGCGGCCACGAAACCCTTCGGTTTCATGCCCTTCTATCCCGGCCCCGGTTTGGGCGGACACTGCATCCCGATCGATCCTTTCTATCTCTCCTGGAAGGCGAAGCTGGCCGGATTTGAGGCGCGGTTCATCGAGTTGGCCGGGCATGTCAACTCCCACATGCCGATCCATGTTGTCGCCCGGGTCACACAAGCTCTGAACAGTATTGAGAAATCGGTCAACGGCTCCCGTCTGCTCCTCCTCGGAATCGCCTATAAGGCCGATATCGACGACATCCGTGAATCCCCCTCGCTTGATATCCTCGCCTTGCTGAGGGAACAGGGCGCGCATGTCGTCTATCATGATCCCTATGTACCGGAGCTTTTCATCGAGGGGGAACGTGAGGAATCGTGCTCCTTGACGCCGGAGCTGCTCGAAGCGATGGATTGTGTCATCATCACAACAGCGCACAAGAAGGTCGACCACAATCTCGTCGCCGATAAGGCGCGTCTCGTTGTCGACACACGCAATGCGTTGAAGAACCGCAAAGGCCGGCATATTTACCGGTTGTAG
- a CDS encoding SDR family oxidoreductase translates to MLVHLITGGAGFIGSHIADRLAGEGKPVRILDNFSTGRRETISYLRDRHGAGIEVIEGDIRDGEICKAAMRGCDVVFHEAALPSVERSVQDPLASHAVNATGTLNLLVAARDSGVRRFLFAGSSSVYGDAPCLPKVEDQTPLPRSPYALSKLASEEYVRIFSELYGLSTLTLRYFNVFGPRQDPNSAYAAVIPRFITALDNNEPPVIYGDGEQSRDFTYIDNVVDANLMAAERLDVTGVMNIACGEQSSLLELLAMLAEIQNKSIAPNFEPERAGDVKHSRADVTRARERLNYTPRLSLKEGLALTVASYIKA, encoded by the coding sequence ATGCTAGTTCACCTCATCACGGGTGGAGCGGGTTTTATCGGGTCGCATATCGCCGATCGTCTGGCCGGGGAGGGGAAGCCGGTTCGCATTCTGGATAACTTCTCCACCGGGCGGCGCGAAACGATCAGCTATCTCAGGGATCGCCATGGGGCCGGAATCGAGGTCATTGAAGGCGACATCCGCGATGGGGAAATCTGCAAAGCCGCGATGCGGGGCTGCGATGTTGTCTTTCACGAAGCGGCCCTGCCCTCGGTGGAACGTTCCGTGCAGGATCCGCTCGCGAGCCACGCCGTCAACGCCACCGGCACCTTGAACCTGCTCGTCGCCGCCCGGGATTCCGGCGTCCGCCGTTTTCTCTTCGCCGGGTCCTCTTCGGTCTACGGAGACGCCCCGTGCCTTCCCAAGGTCGAAGACCAGACCCCGCTGCCGCGGTCGCCTTACGCTTTGTCAAAGCTGGCGTCGGAAGAGTATGTCCGTATCTTCAGTGAGCTTTACGGCCTCTCCACGCTGACCCTGCGATACTTTAACGTTTTCGGTCCCCGGCAGGATCCAAACAGCGCCTACGCGGCGGTGATCCCGCGCTTCATCACAGCACTCGACAATAATGAACCACCGGTGATCTATGGGGATGGGGAACAAAGCCGCGATTTTACCTATATCGACAATGTTGTCGACGCCAACCTCATGGCCGCTGAGCGGCTCGATGTGACCGGCGTCATGAATATTGCCTGCGGCGAGCAGTCGAGCCTGCTCGAACTCCTCGCTATGCTGGCGGAGATCCAGAACAAATCAATCGCTCCGAACTTTGAACCGGAACGCGCCGGTGATGTGAAACATTCAAGAGCGGATGTCACCCGCGCGCGCGAACGTCTCAATTATACGCCAAGACTCTCGCTGAAAGAGGGACTGGCGCTCACGGTGGCAAGTTATATAAAGGCCTGA
- a CDS encoding Gfo/Idh/MocA family oxidoreductase, which produces MKKPGIAVIGAGAWGKNIVRNFNILPTCDLRALCDTDPSVLAAHAATIPNAVMTQNVDEVLSRDDVHGVAIAAQAVVHADLAGKALSAGKDVFVEKPLTLSTADALDLCRLADEKGRVLMVGHLLLYHPAILQMLDIIKSGELGEIRYLTAQRVNLGTVRKDENALWSLAPHDLSIIGEIFNELPVTVSARGAAYLRPGVEDVVFLSLRFPNDHLAHVHLSWLDPHKERRMTLVGSQKMLAFDDMQVQEKIRIYDKGVGTSAFVSYDESLTVRNGDIWIPRIKMGEPLRTECQEFIDCINDRRTPKTDGWSGLRVVQLLEAAQTSLDRDGEPITVNSLQEQETAS; this is translated from the coding sequence ATGAAGAAGCCCGGGATAGCCGTCATTGGGGCGGGAGCATGGGGCAAGAATATCGTCCGGAATTTCAACATCCTGCCGACCTGCGATCTGCGCGCCCTTTGCGACACCGATCCATCGGTTCTCGCCGCCCATGCCGCGACGATCCCCAACGCGGTCATGACACAAAATGTCGATGAGGTTCTCTCCCGGGACGACGTCCATGGCGTGGCGATCGCCGCACAGGCCGTTGTTCATGCCGATTTGGCTGGAAAGGCCCTCAGCGCCGGAAAAGATGTTTTTGTTGAAAAGCCGCTGACCCTCAGCACCGCGGATGCCCTGGACCTATGCCGCCTCGCCGACGAAAAGGGGCGCGTCCTCATGGTCGGCCACCTGCTCCTCTATCATCCGGCCATTCTACAAATGCTCGACATTATCAAGAGCGGCGAGTTGGGAGAGATTCGTTATCTGACCGCGCAGCGGGTCAATCTCGGCACCGTCCGCAAGGATGAAAACGCCCTTTGGAGCCTGGCGCCGCACGACCTTTCGATCATCGGAGAGATTTTCAACGAACTACCCGTCACCGTCTCGGCCCGCGGGGCCGCCTATCTCCGGCCGGGTGTGGAGGATGTCGTCTTTCTCAGCCTCCGCTTCCCCAACGACCACTTGGCCCATGTGCATCTCTCCTGGCTCGATCCGCATAAAGAGCGTCGGATGACGCTGGTGGGAAGCCAGAAGATGCTCGCCTTTGACGATATGCAAGTACAAGAAAAGATACGAATTTATGACAAAGGGGTCGGCACCAGCGCTTTTGTCTCATATGACGAATCGCTCACCGTGCGAAACGGCGATATCTGGATTCCCCGGATAAAAATGGGCGAGCCTCTCCGCACCGAATGCCAGGAGTTCATCGATTGCATCAACGATCGCAGGACTCCGAAGACCGACGGATGGTCAGGTTTGCGCGTTGTACAATTACTCGAGGCGGCGCAGACCTCGCTCGACCGGGACGGCGAACCGATCACCGTGAACTCATTGCAGGAACAGGAGACCGCATCATGA
- a CDS encoding N-acetyltransferase: protein MNWIDPTAQIGAGTEIHPSAVVEAGVQIGRDCRIGPHAVIREGSRIGNEVRMDEGAVVGKEPMRSVNSILPPESKLPAALIGDGVLIGMGAAVYRGAVVGARVLIADQASVREKTTIGERTIVGRGVVVENQCAVGRYCKLETEAYITAFSTIEDRVFIAPGVCTSNDNYIGRTEERFKHFKGVTVKRGGRIGVGSVILPGVTIHEDGVVAAGSVVTRDVPARMIVLGSPAKVLRPVPKEQLLENQDWPDVRETASTGSND, encoded by the coding sequence ATGAACTGGATTGATCCCACGGCGCAGATCGGCGCGGGAACCGAGATACACCCATCCGCCGTTGTTGAAGCCGGCGTTCAGATCGGCCGCGATTGCCGCATCGGCCCGCATGCCGTGATCCGGGAGGGAAGCCGAATCGGGAATGAGGTTCGGATGGATGAAGGGGCGGTGGTCGGCAAAGAGCCGATGCGCTCGGTGAACAGCATCCTGCCGCCCGAGTCCAAGCTGCCCGCTGCCCTGATCGGCGACGGCGTGCTGATCGGTATGGGCGCCGCCGTCTACCGGGGCGCTGTCGTCGGCGCGCGGGTCCTGATCGCCGATCAGGCCTCGGTTCGTGAAAAGACGACGATCGGCGAGCGAACCATTGTCGGCCGGGGTGTCGTCGTTGAGAATCAATGCGCCGTCGGGCGTTATTGCAAACTCGAAACCGAGGCTTATATCACCGCCTTCTCGACGATCGAGGACCGCGTCTTTATCGCGCCCGGTGTTTGTACAAGTAATGACAATTACATCGGACGCACAGAGGAGCGTTTCAAACATTTTAAGGGGGTGACGGTCAAACGGGGGGGCCGGATCGGTGTTGGATCCGTTATCCTGCCGGGAGTTACCATTCATGAGGATGGGGTCGTCGCCGCCGGTTCCGTCGTCACACGCGACGTCCCGGCACGCATGATCGTCCTTGGCTCACCGGCGAAGGTTCTGAGGCCGGTTCCCAAGGAGCAGCTTCTCGAGAATCAGGATTGGCCGGATGTTCGGGAAACCGCATCGACTGGAAGCAACGACTAA
- a CDS encoding DegT/DnrJ/EryC1/StrS family aminotransferase, with amino-acid sequence MTDSFPFLNLLKQYEPLRREILDAIDRVLASGQWILGSEVKALEEELTPLCGAEAIGCASGTDAIYLALHALDIGPGDDVVIPTFTFFATAGAVVRTGARPVFADVSPDTYNMTAETLEAALTPQTKAVIAVHLFGQCAPMDELEAVLDGRDIPIIEDAAQSMGARWNDAPAGSMGRLGAFSFYPTKNLGGCGDGGLVTTQNADLAKRVRQLRVHGAYPKYFHHQIGTNSRLDGIQAAILRVKLRYLDKWVARRQEIARTYNETFSGMNSIQAPVIDSRAHCVWNQYTIRVIEGSRDELRASMSDRGIPTGIYYPLSLHLQPCFEYLGQGQGTLPVSERLTEQVLSLPVDPEMTPEMQGRVIEAIQSKQPA; translated from the coding sequence ATGACTGATTCCTTTCCGTTTCTAAATCTTCTGAAGCAGTATGAGCCTCTGCGCCGGGAAATCCTCGACGCGATCGACAGGGTTCTGGCCAGCGGCCAATGGATCCTGGGATCGGAGGTCAAAGCTCTGGAGGAAGAACTGACCCCGCTCTGCGGCGCTGAAGCCATTGGATGCGCCAGCGGAACCGATGCGATCTATCTCGCGCTGCATGCGCTGGACATCGGACCCGGCGATGACGTCGTCATCCCGACTTTCACATTCTTTGCCACGGCGGGGGCGGTGGTCCGCACCGGCGCGCGGCCCGTTTTCGCCGATGTCTCGCCCGACACCTACAACATGACCGCCGAGACCTTAGAAGCCGCTCTGACACCGCAGACGAAGGCGGTCATCGCCGTGCATCTCTTCGGCCAGTGCGCCCCGATGGATGAACTCGAAGCGGTCCTCGACGGCAGGGATATCCCGATCATTGAGGACGCCGCCCAATCGATGGGGGCGAGGTGGAACGACGCCCCGGCGGGTTCGATGGGCCGGCTCGGCGCTTTCTCGTTCTACCCGACCAAAAACCTCGGCGGCTGCGGCGACGGCGGGTTGGTCACGACGCAGAACGCCGATCTGGCGAAAAGGGTCCGCCAGCTCCGTGTGCATGGCGCCTATCCGAAATATTTCCATCACCAGATCGGTACGAACAGCCGGCTCGATGGTATCCAAGCGGCGATCCTGCGCGTAAAACTCCGCTACCTCGACAAATGGGTGGCCCGCCGGCAGGAGATCGCAAGGACCTACAATGAGACTTTCAGCGGCATGAATTCCATCCAAGCTCCGGTTATCGATTCGAGGGCCCACTGCGTCTGGAATCAATACACCATCAGGGTTATCGAGGGATCGCGTGACGAGCTGCGCGCGTCGATGTCGGATCGTGGCATCCCCACCGGCATCTATTACCCGCTCTCGCTGCATCTTCAGCCCTGTTTTGAGTACCTTGGGCAGGGGCAGGGAACGCTTCCCGTCTCCGAGCGGCTGACCGAACAGGTTCTCTCGTTGCCCGTCGACCCCGAGATGACACCTGAAATGCAGGGCAGAGTGATCGAGGCGATACAATCCAAGCAACCCGCTTGA
- a CDS encoding GDP-mannose 4,6-dehydratase, which yields MALKHLLITGGAGFIGSHAALHFAERGLRVTILDNLSRFNLLGKEGTAHQANWNRLDQEGIRRIKGDVRDFELVRELAAEADAILHTAAQTAVTTSVVKPDIDFSTNALGTFQVLEAARQSPKKPAIVYCSTNKVYGDRVNQVPVIEGETHYSFGPEYSGGIPEDFGIDLCEHTPYGCSKLTGDLYVQDYGRLFGLKVGVFRMSCIYGTWQFGVEDQGWVAWFTIAALTGQPITIFGDGKQVRDVLWVEDLIAAYEAFLETGPQIGVYNMGGGPEKTLSLLSLLQILREEVGSIPEPTYDAWRPSDQKVYISNISKAVSELGWSPKVTPEEGVRRLAAWVRENADLIRP from the coding sequence ATGGCTCTGAAGCATCTTCTGATCACCGGCGGCGCCGGCTTTATCGGTTCACATGCGGCCCTTCACTTTGCCGAACGAGGCCTTCGCGTCACGATTCTGGACAATCTCTCCCGCTTCAATCTACTGGGCAAGGAGGGAACTGCTCATCAGGCCAATTGGAATCGTCTGGATCAAGAGGGTATCCGCCGTATAAAGGGAGATGTCCGCGATTTCGAATTAGTCCGGGAGCTGGCCGCCGAGGCAGACGCGATTCTGCACACCGCGGCGCAGACCGCCGTAACGACATCCGTCGTGAAGCCCGATATTGACTTCTCGACCAACGCCCTCGGCACCTTTCAGGTGCTGGAGGCCGCACGCCAATCACCCAAGAAACCGGCGATCGTGTATTGCTCGACCAACAAGGTCTATGGCGATCGCGTCAATCAGGTCCCCGTTATCGAGGGGGAGACACACTACAGCTTCGGCCCTGAGTACAGCGGCGGCATCCCGGAGGATTTCGGGATCGACCTCTGCGAACATACCCCTTACGGCTGCTCCAAGCTGACCGGTGATCTCTATGTCCAAGATTATGGCCGTCTCTTCGGCCTCAAGGTGGGTGTTTTTCGGATGTCCTGCATTTACGGCACCTGGCAATTCGGCGTTGAGGATCAGGGCTGGGTTGCTTGGTTCACCATCGCGGCCCTCACCGGCCAGCCGATCACGATCTTTGGGGATGGGAAACAGGTTCGGGACGTTCTTTGGGTTGAAGACCTTATAGCAGCTTATGAAGCATTTCTTGAAACAGGCCCACAGATAGGCGTTTACAACATGGGAGGCGGACCTGAGAAAACGCTCTCGCTTCTCAGCTTGCTCCAGATTCTGCGGGAAGAGGTCGGATCCATCCCCGAACCGACCTATGACGCCTGGCGGCCCAGCGATCAGAAGGTCTATATCTCGAATATCAGCAAGGCCGTCTCGGAGCTGGGGTGGAGCCCCAAGGTGACGCCCGAGGAAGGCGTCCGGCGGCTCGCCGCTTGGGTCCGGGAAAACGCTGATTTAATCCGGCCCTAG